Proteins encoded by one window of Mastacembelus armatus chromosome 23, fMasArm1.2, whole genome shotgun sequence:
- the wnt5b gene encoding protein Wnt-5b isoform X2, translating to MVGAESFLGEQQLSPNTADQPSALSNTGCEAVTRRTMDNRPVRRRRTGVVRHLLLAVAFLACSSQLLVVNANSWWSLGLTPIQQPEMYIIGAQPLCSQLSGLSQGQRKLCQLYQDHMVYIGEGAKTGIKECQYQFRQRRWNCSTVDNTSVFGRVMQIGSRETAFTYAISAAGVVNAISRACREGELSTCGCSRAARPRDLPRDWLWGGCGDNVHYGYRFAREFVDAREREKNYPRGSTEHTRTLMNLQNNEAGRQAVYNLANVACKCHGVSGSCSLKTCWLQLADFRRVGEFLKEKYDSAAAMRIGRKGKLELVDKRFNTPTPEDLVYIDPSPDYCLRNETTGSLGTQGRLCNKTSEGMDGCELMCCGRGYDQFKTYKHERCHCKFHWCCYVKCKRCTTLVDQFVCK from the exons CCGAGCGCTCTCTCAAATACCGGCTGTGAAGCGGTGACTCGGCGGACCATGGACAACAGGCCTGTCCGGAGAAGGCGAACCGGTGTCGTCCGACATCTGTTGCTGGCAGTCGCCTTCCTCGCTTGCAGCTCCCAACTGTTGGTAGTGAATGCCAACTCATGGTG GTCACTAGGTTTGACCCCGATCCAGCAGCCAGAGATGTACATCATTGGAGCTCAGCCTCTCTGCAGCCAGCTGTCTGGACTCTCTCAG GGCCAGAGGAAGCTCTGCCAGCTGTACCAGGACCACATGGTCTACATTGGGGAAGGTGCTAAGACAGGAATCAAGGAGTGCCAGTACCAGTTCAGACAGAGGAGGTGGAACTGCAGCACTGTGGACAACACATCTGTGTTTGGACGGGTCATGCAGATCG GCTCCAGGGAAACCGCCTTCACCTATGCGATCAGTGCAGCCGGTGTGGTCAACGCCATCAGCCGGGCGTGCCGCGAGGGCGAGCTCTCCACCTGTGGCTGCAGCCGCGCCGCTCGGCCCCGTGACCTGCCTCGCGATTGGCTCTGGGGTGGCTGCGGCGACAACGTGCATTATGGCTACCGGTTTGCCCGGGAGTTTGTGGATgccagggagagggagaaaaattaCCCACGTGGGTCAACTGAGCACACCCGCACCCTGATGAACCTGCAGAATAATGAAGCAGGGAGACAG GCAGTCTACAACCTTGCAAACGTGGCCTGTAAGTGTCATGGAGTATCAGGTTCCTGCAGTCTGAAGACGTGTTGGTTGCAGCTGGCTGACTTCAGACGTGTTGGAGAGTTCCTGAAGGAGAAGTACGACAGCGCTGCTGCCATGCGCATTGGACGCAAG GGAAAACTGGAGCTGGTAGACAAGCGCTTCAACACCCCAACTCCAGAGGACCTGGTCTACATTGACCCCAGCCCGGACTATTGCCTCCGCAACGAGACCACAGGCTCACTGGGCACACAGGGCCGTCTTTGCAACAAAACCTCAGAGGGCATGGACGGCTGCGAGCTGATGTGCTGTGGCAGAGGATACGACCAGTTCAAGACCTATAAACACGAGCGCTGCCACTGCAAGTTCCACTGGTGCTGCTACGTCAAGTGCAAACGCTGCACGACGCTCGTGGACCAGTTTGTGTGTAAATAG
- the wnt5b gene encoding protein Wnt-5b isoform X1: MVGAESFLGEQQLSPNTADQPSALSNTGCEAVTRRTMDNRPVRRRRTGVVRHLLLAVAFLACSSQLLVVNANSWCLTREVIWPLYLRSLGLTPIQQPEMYIIGAQPLCSQLSGLSQGQRKLCQLYQDHMVYIGEGAKTGIKECQYQFRQRRWNCSTVDNTSVFGRVMQIGSRETAFTYAISAAGVVNAISRACREGELSTCGCSRAARPRDLPRDWLWGGCGDNVHYGYRFAREFVDAREREKNYPRGSTEHTRTLMNLQNNEAGRQAVYNLANVACKCHGVSGSCSLKTCWLQLADFRRVGEFLKEKYDSAAAMRIGRKGKLELVDKRFNTPTPEDLVYIDPSPDYCLRNETTGSLGTQGRLCNKTSEGMDGCELMCCGRGYDQFKTYKHERCHCKFHWCCYVKCKRCTTLVDQFVCK, encoded by the exons CCGAGCGCTCTCTCAAATACCGGCTGTGAAGCGGTGACTCGGCGGACCATGGACAACAGGCCTGTCCGGAGAAGGCGAACCGGTGTCGTCCGACATCTGTTGCTGGCAGTCGCCTTCCTCGCTTGCAGCTCCCAACTGTTGGTAGTGAATGCCAACTCATGGTG TTTAACTCGAGAAGTAATATGGCCCCTGTATCTCAGGTCACTAGGTTTGACCCCGATCCAGCAGCCAGAGATGTACATCATTGGAGCTCAGCCTCTCTGCAGCCAGCTGTCTGGACTCTCTCAG GGCCAGAGGAAGCTCTGCCAGCTGTACCAGGACCACATGGTCTACATTGGGGAAGGTGCTAAGACAGGAATCAAGGAGTGCCAGTACCAGTTCAGACAGAGGAGGTGGAACTGCAGCACTGTGGACAACACATCTGTGTTTGGACGGGTCATGCAGATCG GCTCCAGGGAAACCGCCTTCACCTATGCGATCAGTGCAGCCGGTGTGGTCAACGCCATCAGCCGGGCGTGCCGCGAGGGCGAGCTCTCCACCTGTGGCTGCAGCCGCGCCGCTCGGCCCCGTGACCTGCCTCGCGATTGGCTCTGGGGTGGCTGCGGCGACAACGTGCATTATGGCTACCGGTTTGCCCGGGAGTTTGTGGATgccagggagagggagaaaaattaCCCACGTGGGTCAACTGAGCACACCCGCACCCTGATGAACCTGCAGAATAATGAAGCAGGGAGACAG GCAGTCTACAACCTTGCAAACGTGGCCTGTAAGTGTCATGGAGTATCAGGTTCCTGCAGTCTGAAGACGTGTTGGTTGCAGCTGGCTGACTTCAGACGTGTTGGAGAGTTCCTGAAGGAGAAGTACGACAGCGCTGCTGCCATGCGCATTGGACGCAAG GGAAAACTGGAGCTGGTAGACAAGCGCTTCAACACCCCAACTCCAGAGGACCTGGTCTACATTGACCCCAGCCCGGACTATTGCCTCCGCAACGAGACCACAGGCTCACTGGGCACACAGGGCCGTCTTTGCAACAAAACCTCAGAGGGCATGGACGGCTGCGAGCTGATGTGCTGTGGCAGAGGATACGACCAGTTCAAGACCTATAAACACGAGCGCTGCCACTGCAAGTTCCACTGGTGCTGCTACGTCAAGTGCAAACGCTGCACGACGCTCGTGGACCAGTTTGTGTGTAAATAG